In one window of Henckelia pumila isolate YLH828 chromosome 1, ASM3356847v2, whole genome shotgun sequence DNA:
- the LOC140874970 gene encoding mitochondrial inner membrane protease ATP23 translates to MADELSGNATSVGSSSGGRGGMTVDQCEKMIQKSFRTPTVKFLMEHLEKSGCSIGSNFIKAVNCDKQISGGYVRGEGIVVCSNQMQIQDEVNQVVIHELIHAYDDCRAENLDWTNCAHHACSEIRAGHLSGDCHYKRELLRGHMKLRGHEQDCVRRRVMQSVTANPYCSEAAAKDAMEAVWDVCYNDTKPFDRAP, encoded by the exons ATGGCTGATGAGCTTAGTGGAAATGCAACCTCTGTTGGCTCATCTTCTGGGGGGCGTGGAGGCATGACTGTGGATCAGTGCGAGAAAATGATCCAGAAAAGCTTCAGAA CTCCAACAGTCAAGTTTCTTATGGAGCATCTGGAGAAATCTGGATGTAGTATTGGAAGCAATTTCATTAAGGCTGTCAATTGTGATAAACAGATCAGTGGCGGTTATGTTCGTGGTGAAGGG ATAGTCGTATGTAGTAATCAAATGCAAATTCAAGATGAGGTGAACCAAGTTGTGATTCACGAGCTCATTCATGCATATGATGATTGCCGTGCTGAAAATTTGGATTGGACTAACTGCGCACATCATGCTTGCAGTGAG ATTCGAGCTGGTCATCTCAGTGGTGATTGCCATTACAAAAGGGAATTGTTGCGTGGTCACATGAAACTTCGTGGCCATGAACAA GACTGTGTGAGGCGAAGAGTAATGCAGTCAGTTACTGCGAACCCCTACTGCTCAGAAGCTGCGGCTAAGGATGCCATGGAAGCTGTTTGGGATGTTTGCTACAATGATACGAAGCCGTTTGATAGAGCTCCTTGA